A genomic window from Klebsiella quasipneumoniae subsp. quasipneumoniae includes:
- the aceE gene encoding pyruvate dehydrogenase (acetyl-transferring), homodimeric type yields the protein MSERLPNDVDPIETRDWLQAIESVIREEGVERAQYLIDQLLSEARKGGVKVAAGASTGGYVNTIAVEDEPEYPGNLDLERRIRSAIRWNAIMTVLRASKKDLELGGHMASFQSSATFYEVCFNHFFRARNEQDGGDLVYFQGHISPGVYARAFLEGRLTEEQMNNFRQEVHGKGLSSYPHPKLMPEFWQFPTVSMGLGPIGAIYQAKFLKYLEHRGLKDTSKQTVYAFLGDGEMDEPESKGAITIATREKLDNLVFVINCNLQRLDGPVTGNGKIINELEGIFAGAGWNVIKVIWGGRWDELLRKDTSGKLIQLMEETVDGDYQTFKSKDGAYVREHFFGKYPETAALVADWTDEQIWALNRGGHDPKKVYAALKKAQETKGKATVILAHTIKGYGMGDTAEGKNIAHQVKKMNMDGVRYVRDRFNVPVADADLEKLPYVTFPEGSEEHTYLHAQRQKLHGYLPSRQPNFTEKLELPTLEDFRPLLEEQNKEISTTIAFVRALNVMLKNKSIKDRLVPIIADEARTFGMEGLFRQIGIYSPNGQQYTPQDREQVAYYKEDEKGQILQEGINELGAGASWLAAATSYSTNNLPMIPFYIYYSMFGFQRIGDLCWQAGDQQARGFLIGGTSGRTTLNGEGLQHEDGHSHIQSLTIPNCISYDPSYAYEVAVIMHDGLERMYGEKQENVYYYITTLNENYHMPAMPEGAEEGIRKGIYKLETIEGSKGKVQLLGSGSILRHVREAAQILAKDYGVGSDVYSVTSFTELARDGQDCERWNMLHPLETPRVPYIAQVMNDAPAVASTDYMKLFAEQVRTYVPADDYRVLGTDGFGRSDSRENLRHHFEVDASYVVVAALGELAKRGEIDKKVVADAIAKFDIDAEKVNPRLA from the coding sequence ATGTCAGAACGTTTACCAAATGACGTGGATCCGATCGAAACTCGCGACTGGCTACAGGCGATCGAATCGGTCATCCGTGAAGAAGGTGTTGAGCGCGCTCAGTATCTTATTGACCAACTCCTTTCTGAAGCCCGCAAAGGCGGGGTGAAAGTGGCTGCTGGCGCATCGACCGGCGGTTACGTGAACACTATTGCCGTTGAAGATGAGCCGGAGTACCCGGGTAATCTGGATCTGGAACGTCGTATCCGTTCTGCGATCCGCTGGAACGCCATCATGACCGTTCTGCGCGCATCGAAAAAAGATCTCGAACTGGGCGGCCACATGGCTTCTTTCCAGTCTTCCGCAACCTTCTACGAAGTGTGCTTCAACCACTTCTTCCGCGCACGCAATGAGCAGGATGGCGGCGACCTGGTGTACTTCCAGGGTCACATCTCTCCGGGCGTTTATGCGCGTGCTTTCCTGGAAGGTCGTCTGACTGAAGAGCAGATGAACAACTTCCGTCAGGAAGTTCACGGTAAAGGTCTGTCCTCTTATCCGCACCCGAAACTGATGCCGGAATTCTGGCAGTTCCCGACCGTTTCTATGGGCCTGGGCCCAATCGGGGCGATTTATCAGGCTAAATTCCTGAAATATCTGGAACACCGTGGTCTGAAAGACACCTCCAAACAAACCGTTTACGCGTTCCTGGGCGACGGTGAGATGGACGAGCCGGAATCTAAAGGCGCGATCACCATCGCGACCCGTGAGAAGCTGGACAACCTGGTCTTCGTTATCAACTGTAACCTGCAGCGTCTTGATGGCCCGGTCACCGGTAACGGCAAAATCATTAACGAACTGGAAGGCATCTTCGCGGGCGCTGGCTGGAACGTTATCAAGGTTATCTGGGGCGGTCGTTGGGATGAGCTGCTGCGTAAAGACACCAGCGGTAAGCTGATTCAGCTGATGGAAGAAACCGTTGACGGTGACTACCAGACCTTCAAATCCAAAGACGGCGCTTATGTGCGCGAGCACTTCTTCGGTAAATATCCGGAGACCGCCGCGCTGGTTGCCGACTGGACTGACGAGCAGATTTGGGCACTGAACCGCGGCGGCCACGATCCGAAGAAAGTTTACGCTGCACTGAAGAAAGCGCAGGAAACCAAAGGCAAAGCGACCGTCATCCTCGCCCATACCATCAAAGGTTACGGCATGGGTGATACTGCTGAAGGTAAGAACATCGCTCACCAGGTTAAGAAAATGAACATGGACGGCGTTCGCTACGTCCGCGATCGTTTCAACGTGCCGGTTGCCGATGCCGATCTGGAAAAACTGCCGTACGTAACCTTCCCGGAAGGTTCCGAAGAGCACACCTATCTGCACGCTCAGCGTCAGAAACTGCACGGCTATCTGCCGAGCCGTCAGCCGAACTTCACTGAGAAGCTGGAGCTGCCGACGCTGGAAGATTTCCGCCCGCTGCTGGAAGAGCAGAATAAAGAGATCTCTACCACTATCGCGTTCGTTCGTGCCCTGAACGTGATGCTGAAGAACAAATCCATCAAAGACCGCCTCGTGCCGATCATCGCCGACGAAGCGCGTACTTTCGGTATGGAAGGTCTGTTCCGTCAGATCGGTATCTACAGCCCGAACGGTCAGCAGTACACCCCGCAGGACCGTGAGCAGGTTGCTTACTACAAAGAAGACGAAAAAGGCCAGATCCTGCAGGAAGGGATCAACGAGCTGGGCGCAGGCGCATCCTGGCTGGCTGCGGCGACCTCTTACAGCACCAACAACCTGCCGATGATCCCGTTCTACATCTACTACTCGATGTTCGGGTTCCAGCGTATCGGCGACCTGTGCTGGCAGGCAGGCGACCAGCAGGCTCGCGGCTTCCTGATCGGTGGTACTTCCGGTCGTACGACGCTGAACGGCGAAGGTCTGCAGCATGAAGATGGCCACAGCCATATTCAGTCTCTGACTATCCCGAACTGTATCTCTTACGATCCGTCCTACGCCTACGAAGTGGCGGTCATCATGCATGACGGCCTGGAGCGTATGTACGGTGAGAAACAAGAGAACGTTTACTACTACATCACGACCCTGAACGAAAACTACCACATGCCGGCGATGCCGGAAGGCGCCGAGGAAGGTATCCGTAAAGGTATCTACAAACTCGAAACCATCGAAGGTAGCAAAGGTAAAGTTCAGCTGCTGGGCTCCGGTTCTATCCTGCGTCACGTCCGTGAAGCAGCGCAGATCCTGGCGAAAGACTACGGCGTGGGCTCTGACGTGTACAGCGTCACCTCCTTCACCGAACTGGCGCGTGATGGCCAGGATTGCGAACGCTGGAACATGCTGCACCCGCTGGAAACCCCGCGCGTGCCGTACATCGCTCAGGTGATGAACGACGCTCCGGCTGTGGCATCCACTGACTATATGAAACTGTTCGCCGAGCAGGTTCGTACTTACGTACCGGCTGACGATTACCGCGTACTGGGTACCGATGGCTTCGGTCGTTCCGACAGCCGTGAAAACCTGCGTCACCACTTCGAAGTTGATGCTTCCTATGTGGTCGTTGCAGCGCTGGGCGAACTGGCTAAACGTGGTGAAATCGATAAGAAAGTGGTCGCTGATGCTATCGCGAAATTCGACATCGATGCAGAAAAAGTTAACCCGCGTCTGGCGTAA
- a CDS encoding glycoside-pentoside-hexuronide (GPH):cation symporter produces MADNRLSIKEKIGYGMGDAGCNIIFGAIMLFVNYFYTDIFGLAPALVGVLLLSVRVIDAVTDPIMGALADRTRSKYGRFRPWLLWIAFPYALFSVLMFTTPEWTYNSKVIYAFVTYFLLSITYTAINIPYCSLGTVMTADPKERVACQSYRFVMVGIATLLLSLTLLPMADWFGGADKAKGYQMAMTVLAFIGMCMFLFCFATVRERIHPAVQTNDELKKDLKDVWKNDQWVRILLLTLCNVCPGFIRMAATMYYVTWVMGQSTHFATLFISLGVVGMMIGSMLAKVLTDRWCKLQVFFWTNIVLAIFSCAFYFFNPHATTLIMVLYFLLNILHQIPSPLHWSLMSDVDDYGEWKTGKRITGISFSGNLFFLKVGLAVAGAMVGFLLSWYGYDAGAKAQSASALNGIVLLFSVIPGVGYLITAGVVRLLKVDRTLMRQIQSDLEKRRSNYSELNEYQELKTSEHVRKA; encoded by the coding sequence ATGGCAGACAATAGACTTTCAATAAAAGAAAAGATTGGTTATGGGATGGGGGATGCCGGATGCAATATCATCTTTGGCGCCATCATGCTGTTTGTTAACTATTTTTATACCGATATCTTCGGCCTGGCGCCGGCGCTGGTGGGCGTACTGCTGCTGTCGGTGCGCGTCATCGATGCGGTGACCGACCCGATCATGGGCGCCCTCGCCGACCGCACCCGCAGTAAATATGGCCGCTTTCGTCCATGGCTGCTGTGGATTGCCTTCCCCTACGCCCTGTTCAGCGTGCTGATGTTCACCACTCCTGAGTGGACCTATAACAGCAAAGTCATCTATGCGTTTGTCACCTACTTTCTGCTGTCGATTACCTATACCGCGATTAATATACCCTACTGCTCGCTGGGAACGGTGATGACCGCCGACCCGAAAGAACGTGTTGCCTGCCAGTCCTATCGTTTCGTGATGGTGGGTATCGCCACGCTGTTGCTGTCATTGACGCTGCTGCCCATGGCCGACTGGTTCGGCGGCGCCGATAAAGCGAAAGGCTATCAGATGGCGATGACCGTGCTGGCCTTTATCGGCATGTGTATGTTCCTGTTCTGCTTTGCCACCGTGCGCGAACGCATCCACCCGGCGGTGCAGACCAATGATGAACTGAAAAAAGATCTCAAAGACGTGTGGAAAAATGACCAGTGGGTACGCATCCTGCTGCTCACGCTATGCAACGTCTGTCCGGGCTTTATCCGCATGGCCGCCACCATGTACTACGTCACCTGGGTGATGGGGCAAAGCACCCATTTTGCCACGCTGTTTATCAGCCTCGGCGTGGTCGGGATGATGATTGGCAGCATGCTGGCAAAAGTCCTCACCGACCGCTGGTGCAAACTGCAGGTCTTCTTCTGGACCAACATCGTGCTGGCGATCTTCTCCTGCGCCTTCTATTTCTTTAATCCGCACGCCACCACGCTGATTATGGTGCTCTACTTCCTGCTCAATATCCTGCATCAGATCCCCTCCCCGCTGCACTGGTCGCTGATGTCCGATGTTGACGACTACGGCGAGTGGAAAACCGGCAAACGCATCACCGGTATTAGCTTCTCCGGCAATCTGTTTTTCCTTAAAGTCGGCCTGGCGGTCGCCGGGGCGATGGTCGGATTCCTGCTGTCATGGTACGGCTACGACGCCGGCGCCAAAGCGCAAAGCGCCTCGGCCCTCAACGGCATCGTGCTGCTGTTCTCGGTCATCCCCGGCGTCGGCTACCTGATCACCGCCGGCGTGGTGCGCCTGCTTAAAGTTGACCGCACCCTGATGCGCCAGATTCAGAGCGATTTAGAGAAGCGCCGCAGCAACTACAGCGAGCTGAATGAATACCAGGAACTGAAAACCAGTGAACACGTAAGGAAAGCCTGA
- the aroP gene encoding aromatic amino acid transporter AroP has product MEGQQHGDRLKRGLKNRHIQLIALGGAIGTGLFLGSASVIQSAGPGIILGYAIAGFIAFLIMRQLGEMVVEEPVAGSFSHFAYKYWGGFAGFASGWNYWVLYVLVAMAELTAVGKYIQFWWPEIPTWASAAVFFIAINAINLTNVKVFGEMEFWFAIIKVVAVVAMILFGGWLLFSGNGGPQATVRNLWDQGGFLPHGFTGLVMMMAIIMFSFGGLELVGITAAEADNPEQSIPKATNQVIYRILIFYVGSLAVLLSLLPWTRVTADTSPFVLIFHELGDTLVANALNVVVLTAALSVYNSCVYCNSRMLFGLAQQGNAPKALLSVDKRGVPVNTILVSAVVTALCVLINYLAPESAFGLLMALVVSALVINWAMISLAHIKFRRAKQQQGVTTRFPALFYPLGNWVCLLFMAAVLIIMLMTPGMAISVWLIPVWIAVLGVGYLFKQKAAATVKAQ; this is encoded by the coding sequence ATGGAAGGTCAACAGCACGGCGATCGGCTGAAGCGCGGCCTCAAAAACCGCCATATCCAGCTCATCGCGCTGGGCGGGGCTATCGGCACCGGCCTGTTTCTGGGGAGCGCGTCCGTCATTCAGTCCGCCGGCCCGGGTATCATTCTTGGTTATGCGATTGCCGGTTTTATCGCCTTTCTGATCATGCGTCAGCTGGGCGAAATGGTGGTGGAAGAGCCGGTAGCCGGTTCGTTTAGCCACTTTGCTTATAAATACTGGGGCGGCTTTGCCGGCTTCGCCTCCGGCTGGAACTACTGGGTGCTGTATGTCCTGGTGGCCATGGCGGAACTGACCGCCGTCGGCAAATATATCCAGTTCTGGTGGCCGGAAATCCCGACCTGGGCCTCAGCGGCGGTTTTCTTCATCGCCATCAACGCCATTAACCTGACCAACGTGAAAGTGTTCGGTGAAATGGAGTTCTGGTTTGCCATTATCAAAGTGGTCGCCGTCGTGGCGATGATTTTGTTCGGCGGCTGGCTGCTGTTCAGCGGCAACGGCGGCCCGCAGGCGACGGTACGTAACCTGTGGGATCAAGGCGGGTTCCTGCCGCACGGCTTTACCGGGCTGGTGATGATGATGGCGATCATTATGTTCTCCTTCGGCGGTCTCGAGCTGGTGGGTATCACCGCGGCGGAAGCGGATAACCCGGAGCAAAGCATTCCGAAAGCCACCAACCAGGTTATCTACCGTATCCTGATCTTCTATGTTGGCTCGCTGGCGGTCCTGCTCTCGCTGCTGCCGTGGACGCGCGTGACCGCGGACACCAGTCCGTTCGTCCTGATTTTCCATGAGCTTGGCGATACGCTGGTGGCAAACGCCCTCAACGTGGTGGTGCTGACGGCGGCCCTGTCGGTGTATAACAGCTGCGTCTACTGCAACAGCCGTATGCTGTTCGGCCTTGCCCAGCAGGGGAACGCGCCGAAAGCGCTGCTCAGCGTCGACAAACGCGGCGTGCCGGTCAATACCATTCTCGTCTCCGCCGTGGTCACCGCCCTGTGTGTGCTGATCAACTACCTGGCGCCGGAATCCGCATTTGGCCTGCTGATGGCACTGGTGGTATCCGCCCTGGTGATCAACTGGGCGATGATCAGCCTCGCGCATATCAAATTCCGTCGCGCCAAACAGCAGCAGGGCGTCACCACCCGCTTCCCCGCCCTCTTCTACCCGCTGGGTAACTGGGTGTGCCTGCTGTTTATGGCCGCGGTGCTGATCATTATGCTGATGACCCCGGGGATGGCGATTTCCGTTTGGCTGATCCCGGTATGGATCGCAGTGCTGGGCGTGGGTTATCTGTTTAAACAGAAAGCCGCCGCCACCGTAAAAGCACAATAA
- the pdhR gene encoding pyruvate dehydrogenase complex transcriptional repressor PdhR, whose translation MAYSKIRQPKLSDVIEQQLEFLILEGTLRPGEKLPPERELAKQFDVSRPSLREAIQRLEAKGLLLRRQGGGTFVQSRLWQSFSDPLVELLSDHPESQFDLLETRHALEGIAAYYAALRSNDEDRDRIRELHQAIERAQQSGDLDAESGAVVQYQIAVTEAAHNVVLLHLLRCMEPMLAQNVRQNFELLYARREMLPLVSNHRTRIFEAIMAGEPEQAREASHRHLAFIEEILLDRSREQSRRERSLRRLQQRKDENSGS comes from the coding sequence ATGGCCTACAGCAAAATCCGCCAACCAAAATTATCCGATGTGATAGAGCAGCAGCTGGAGTTTCTGATCCTTGAGGGGACCTTGCGCCCCGGTGAAAAACTCCCGCCTGAACGCGAACTGGCTAAACAGTTCGACGTTTCCCGCCCCTCGCTGCGTGAGGCGATTCAACGCCTCGAAGCCAAGGGCCTGTTGCTTCGTCGTCAGGGAGGTGGAACGTTTGTACAGAGCCGCCTGTGGCAGAGCTTCAGCGATCCGCTGGTCGAGCTGCTGTCCGATCACCCTGAATCCCAATTCGATCTGCTTGAGACCCGTCACGCGCTGGAAGGCATTGCGGCCTATTACGCGGCGCTGCGCAGCAATGATGAAGATCGCGACCGTATCCGCGAGCTGCATCAGGCTATTGAGCGGGCTCAGCAGTCGGGCGATCTGGACGCCGAGTCCGGCGCCGTCGTCCAGTACCAAATCGCCGTCACCGAGGCGGCACACAATGTGGTTTTGCTCCATCTGCTAAGGTGTATGGAGCCGATGCTGGCGCAAAACGTGCGTCAGAACTTTGAATTGCTGTATGCCCGCCGGGAAATGCTCCCGTTGGTCAGCAACCATCGCACTCGCATTTTCGAGGCGATAATGGCCGGGGAGCCGGAGCAGGCGCGTGAGGCGTCGCACCGTCACCTGGCGTTCATTGAGGAAATTTTGCTGGACCGTAGCCGTGAGCAGAGTCGTAGAGAACGCTCGCTGCGTCGTTTACAGCAACGAAAGGACGAGAACTCCGGTTCTTAA
- the lpdA gene encoding dihydrolipoyl dehydrogenase: MSTEIKTQVVVLGAGPAGYSAAFRCADLGLETVIVERYSTLGGVCLNVGCIPSKALLHVAKVIEEAKALAEHGIVFGEPKTDIDKIRTWKEKVITQLTGGLAGMAKGRKVKVVNGLGKFTGANTLEVEGENGKTVINFDNAIIAAGSRPIQLPFIPHEDPRVWDSTDALELKSVPKRMLVMGGGIIGLEMGTVYHALGSEIDVVEMFDQVIPAADKDVVKVFTKRISKKFNLMLETKVTAVEAKEDGIYVSMEGKKAPAEAQRYDAVLVAIGRVPNGKNLDAGKAGVEVDDRGFIRVDKQMRTNVPHIFAIGDIVGQPMLAHKGVHEGHVAAEVISGLKHYFDPKVIPSIAYTEPEVAWVGLTEKEAKEKGISYETATFPWAASGRAIASDCADGMTKLIFDKETHRVIGGAIVGTNGGELLGEIGLAIEMGCDAEDIALTIHAHPTLHESVGLAAEVFEGSITDLPNAKAKKK; encoded by the coding sequence ATGAGTACTGAAATCAAAACTCAGGTCGTGGTACTTGGGGCAGGTCCTGCAGGCTACTCTGCAGCTTTCCGTTGCGCTGATTTAGGTCTGGAAACCGTCATCGTAGAACGTTACAGCACCCTCGGTGGGGTGTGCCTGAACGTGGGTTGTATCCCTTCTAAAGCGCTGCTGCACGTGGCAAAAGTTATCGAAGAAGCGAAAGCGCTGGCCGAACACGGCATCGTTTTCGGCGAACCGAAAACTGATATTGACAAGATCCGCACCTGGAAAGAAAAAGTCATCACTCAGCTGACCGGTGGTCTGGCTGGCATGGCCAAAGGGCGTAAAGTGAAGGTGGTTAACGGTCTGGGTAAATTCACCGGCGCTAACACCCTGGAAGTGGAAGGTGAAAACGGCAAAACCGTGATCAACTTCGACAACGCCATCATCGCGGCGGGTTCCCGTCCGATTCAACTGCCATTTATCCCGCATGAAGATCCGCGCGTATGGGACTCCACCGACGCCCTGGAGCTGAAATCCGTACCGAAACGCATGCTGGTCATGGGCGGCGGTATCATCGGTCTGGAAATGGGTACCGTATACCATGCGCTGGGTTCAGAGATTGACGTGGTTGAAATGTTCGACCAGGTTATCCCGGCGGCCGATAAAGACGTGGTGAAAGTCTTCACTAAACGCATCAGCAAGAAATTCAACCTGATGCTGGAAACCAAAGTGACTGCCGTTGAAGCGAAAGAAGACGGTATTTACGTTTCCATGGAAGGCAAAAAAGCGCCAGCGGAAGCACAGCGTTACGACGCCGTACTGGTGGCTATCGGCCGCGTACCGAACGGCAAAAACCTCGACGCAGGCAAAGCGGGCGTGGAAGTGGACGATCGTGGCTTCATCCGCGTTGACAAACAAATGCGCACCAACGTGCCGCACATCTTTGCTATCGGCGATATCGTCGGTCAGCCGATGCTGGCGCACAAAGGCGTCCACGAAGGTCACGTTGCCGCTGAAGTTATCTCCGGCCTGAAACACTACTTCGATCCGAAAGTGATCCCGTCCATCGCCTACACCGAGCCAGAAGTGGCATGGGTCGGCCTGACTGAGAAAGAAGCGAAAGAGAAAGGCATCAGCTACGAAACCGCCACCTTCCCGTGGGCGGCTTCCGGCCGCGCTATCGCTTCCGACTGCGCAGACGGTATGACCAAACTGATCTTCGACAAAGAGACCCACCGGGTTATCGGCGGCGCGATTGTCGGCACCAACGGCGGCGAGCTGCTGGGTGAGATCGGCCTGGCTATCGAAATGGGCTGCGACGCTGAAGACATCGCGCTGACTATCCACGCTCACCCGACTCT
- the aceF gene encoding pyruvate dehydrogenase complex dihydrolipoyllysine-residue acetyltransferase, translating to MAIEIKVPDIGADEVEITEILVKPGDKVEAEQSLITVEGDKASMEVPSPQAGVVKEIKVSVGDKTETGKLIMIFDSAEGAAAAAPAQEEKKEAAPAAAAPAAAAAAKEVHVPDIGGDEVEVTEIMVKVGDTIAAEQSLITVEGDKASMEVPAPFAGTVKEIKINTGDKVSTGSLIMIFEVAGAAPAAAPAQAAAPAAAAPAAAAGAKDVNVPDIGGDEVEVTEVMVKVGDKVAAEQSLITVEGDKASMEVPAPFAGTVKEIKISTDDKVKTGSLIMVFEVEGAAPAAAPAQAAAPAQAAKPAAAPAAKAEGKTEFAENDAYVHATPLIRRLAREFGVNLAKVKGTGRKGRILREDVQAYVKEAVKRAESAPAAAAGGGIPGMLPWPKVDFSKFGEIEEVELGRIQKISGANLSRNWVMIPHVTHFDKTDITDLEAFRKQQNAEAEKRKLDVKFTPVVFIMKAVAAALEQMPRFNSSLSEDGQRLTLKKYINIGVAVDTPNGLVVPVFKDVNKKSITELSRELTTISKKARDGKLTAGEMQGGCFTISSIGGLGTTHFAPIVNAPEVAILGVSKSAMEPVWNGKEFVPRLMLPISLSFDHRVIDGADGARFITIINNTLSDIRRLVM from the coding sequence ATGGCTATCGAAATCAAAGTACCGGACATCGGGGCTGATGAAGTTGAAATCACCGAGATCCTGGTCAAACCTGGCGACAAAGTAGAAGCTGAACAGTCGCTGATCACCGTAGAAGGCGATAAAGCCTCTATGGAAGTCCCGTCTCCGCAGGCTGGCGTCGTGAAAGAGATTAAAGTCTCCGTCGGCGACAAAACCGAGACTGGCAAACTGATTATGATTTTCGATTCCGCCGAGGGTGCAGCAGCCGCTGCACCTGCGCAGGAAGAGAAGAAAGAAGCCGCTCCGGCCGCTGCTGCGCCAGCCGCCGCCGCGGCAGCGAAAGAAGTGCACGTCCCGGATATCGGCGGCGATGAAGTTGAAGTTACCGAGATCATGGTTAAAGTGGGCGACACCATCGCCGCTGAGCAATCCCTGATCACCGTAGAAGGCGATAAGGCCTCTATGGAAGTACCGGCGCCGTTCGCGGGTACCGTGAAAGAGATCAAAATCAACACCGGCGATAAAGTATCCACCGGCTCCCTGATCATGATCTTCGAAGTCGCGGGCGCTGCGCCTGCGGCCGCTCCGGCACAGGCTGCCGCTCCGGCTGCCGCGGCACCGGCTGCTGCTGCCGGCGCGAAAGACGTTAACGTCCCGGACATCGGCGGCGACGAAGTTGAAGTCACCGAAGTGATGGTGAAAGTCGGCGATAAAGTGGCTGCTGAGCAGTCCCTGATCACCGTCGAAGGCGACAAAGCGTCTATGGAAGTGCCGGCGCCGTTCGCGGGCACCGTCAAAGAGATCAAAATCAGCACCGACGATAAAGTCAAAACCGGCTCCCTGATCATGGTCTTCGAAGTGGAAGGCGCTGCGCCTGCCGCCGCTCCGGCTCAGGCTGCTGCACCGGCTCAGGCCGCTAAGCCTGCCGCGGCGCCGGCTGCGAAAGCAGAAGGCAAAACCGAATTCGCTGAAAACGATGCTTACGTTCACGCGACTCCGCTGATTCGCCGCCTGGCGCGCGAGTTCGGCGTTAACCTGGCGAAAGTGAAAGGCACCGGCCGTAAAGGTCGTATCCTGCGCGAAGACGTTCAGGCCTACGTGAAAGAAGCCGTTAAACGCGCTGAATCCGCACCGGCGGCTGCCGCTGGCGGCGGTATCCCGGGCATGCTGCCATGGCCGAAGGTTGACTTCAGCAAGTTCGGCGAAATCGAAGAAGTGGAGCTGGGCCGTATCCAGAAAATCTCTGGTGCTAACCTGAGCCGTAACTGGGTCATGATCCCGCACGTTACCCACTTCGATAAAACCGATATCACCGATCTGGAAGCGTTCCGTAAGCAGCAGAACGCCGAAGCTGAGAAGCGTAAACTGGACGTGAAATTCACCCCGGTTGTCTTCATCATGAAAGCCGTGGCCGCTGCGCTTGAGCAGATGCCGCGCTTCAACAGCTCGCTCTCCGAAGATGGTCAGCGCCTGACGCTGAAGAAATACATCAACATCGGTGTGGCGGTTGATACCCCGAACGGTCTGGTGGTTCCGGTCTTTAAAGACGTGAACAAGAAGAGCATCACCGAGCTGTCTCGCGAACTGACCACCATCTCGAAGAAAGCGCGCGATGGCAAACTGACGGCGGGAGAAATGCAGGGCGGTTGCTTCACCATCTCCAGCATCGGCGGCCTGGGTACGACCCACTTCGCGCCGATTGTTAACGCGCCGGAAGTGGCCATCCTCGGCGTGTCTAAGTCCGCGATGGAGCCGGTATGGAATGGTAAAGAGTTCGTGCCGCGTCTGATGCTGCCGATCTCTCTGTCCTTCGACCACCGCGTGATCGACGGTGCTGATGGTGCCCGCTTCATTACCATCATCAACAACACCCTGAGCGACATTCGCCGCCTGGTGATGTAA
- a CDS encoding family 43 glycosylhydrolase, giving the protein MNNWPNPFIEQRADPFILRHLNHYYFIASVPEYDRLEIRRAATLEGLRDAEPVVVWRAPQSGPMSQLIWAPELHEIDGKWYIYFAATYTHDLDALGMFQHRMFVIECADSDPLTGRWQEKGQVETPFDTFALDATTFIHQGKRWYLWAQKSPHIEGNSNLYLAEMANPWTLKGEPVMLSKPEFDWECRGFKVNEGPAVLVHGDKLFISYSASATDENYCMGLLWIDREADPLQPENWHKAPQPVFRTSYENRQYGPGHNSFTQTPAGEDVLVYHARNYTEIEGDPLYDPNRHTRLKLVAWREDGMPDFGIPPADTL; this is encoded by the coding sequence ATGAACAACTGGCCAAACCCCTTTATTGAGCAACGCGCAGATCCCTTTATTCTGCGCCACCTGAATCATTACTACTTTATTGCCTCAGTGCCGGAATACGACCGGCTGGAGATCCGGCGCGCGGCAACCCTTGAGGGATTGCGCGATGCTGAGCCGGTAGTGGTGTGGCGCGCACCGCAAAGCGGGCCGATGAGCCAGCTGATTTGGGCGCCGGAGCTACATGAGATAGACGGTAAGTGGTATATCTATTTTGCCGCCACCTATACCCACGATCTGGATGCGCTGGGCATGTTCCAGCATCGCATGTTCGTTATCGAGTGCGCCGACAGCGATCCGCTGACCGGCCGCTGGCAGGAAAAAGGCCAGGTGGAGACGCCTTTCGATACCTTCGCCCTCGATGCCACCACCTTTATCCATCAGGGCAAACGCTGGTACCTGTGGGCGCAAAAATCTCCGCATATCGAGGGCAACTCAAACCTGTATCTCGCTGAAATGGCCAACCCGTGGACGCTAAAAGGCGAGCCGGTCATGCTGAGCAAGCCGGAGTTCGACTGGGAGTGCCGGGGATTTAAGGTCAATGAAGGACCCGCGGTGCTGGTGCATGGCGATAAGCTTTTCATCAGCTATTCCGCCAGCGCCACCGATGAAAACTACTGCATGGGATTGCTCTGGATCGACCGGGAGGCCGATCCGCTGCAGCCGGAAAACTGGCATAAAGCCCCGCAGCCAGTGTTCCGGACCAGCTATGAAAACCGCCAGTATGGCCCGGGCCATAACAGTTTTACCCAAACGCCGGCGGGGGAAGATGTGCTGGTATATCACGCGCGGAATTACACCGAGATTGAAGGCGACCCGCTGTATGATCCCAATCGTCATACGCGGCTAAAACTCGTCGCCTGGAGAGAGGACGGCATGCCCGACTTCGGCATCCCGCCGGCGGATACGCTGTAG